In Zalophus californianus isolate mZalCal1 chromosome 17, mZalCal1.pri.v2, whole genome shotgun sequence, one DNA window encodes the following:
- the ZNF576 gene encoding zinc finger protein 576 isoform X2 — protein MKESRRLRDRRAWPQWRKKLRGIPVTMEDPHPEETMEQQDSSKERSPRSPGGDICHLGAPQCTRCLITFADSKFQERHMKREHPADFVAQKLQGALFICFTCARSFPSSKALIAHQRSHGPAARPSTPVVPTAAQPTFPCPDCGKTFGQAASLRRHRQAHETRTPPGPFACTECGQDFAQEAGLHQHYIRHARGEL, from the exons ATGAAGGAGTCAAGGCGCCTGCGCGACAGGAGAGCCTGGCCACAGTGGCGCAAGAAGCTGAG AGGGATCCCAGTCACTATGGAGGACCCGCACCCTGAAGAGACCATGGAGCAGCAGGATTCGTCCAAGGAGAGGAGTCCCCGCAGTCCAGGAGGCGACATCT GCCACCTGGGGGCCCCGCAGTGCACCCGCTGCCTCATCACCTTCGCCGATTCCAAGTTCCAGGAGCGTCACATGAAGCGGGAGCACCCAGCGGATTTCGTGGCCCAGAAGCTGCAGGGGGCCCTCTTCATCTGCTTCACCTGCGCCCGgtccttcccctcctccaaggCCCTGATCGCCCATCAGCGCAGCCACGGTCCAGCCGCCAGGCCCTCCACGCCAGTGGTGCCCACCGCTGCCCAGCCTACATTCCCCTGCCCTGACTGTGGCAAGACCTTTGGGCAGGCTGCTTCTCTGAGGCGGCACCGCCAGGCGCATGAGACCCGCACCCCTCCCGGCCCCTTTGCCTGCACTGAGTGTGGTCAGGACTTTGCCCAGGAAGCTGGGCTGCATCAACACTACATCCGGCATGCCCGGGGGGAGCTCTGA
- the IRGQ gene encoding immunity-related GTPase family Q protein, producing MPPPRGDVTALFLGPPGCGKSALIAALCDGNVETIEIPEGRPDSGIPSLRAAGPGLFLGELSCPPAAPGPWAAEANVLVLVLPGPDGNGEPLAPALGEAARAALAGGTPLLAVRNLRPGDSENEAQARDETEALLNSAGLGAAALFVLPADCGSGDGCKELERLRVALRSQAEVLQRLLPPAQDGFEVLGAAELEAVREAFETGGLEAALSWVRAGLERLGSAQLDLAVTGKADASLVLNMLLGLDPTDPDDEPVFTPPGPTPYPAPERPNVVLWNVPLGSAGTAAAPHPTHYDALILVTPGAPTEKDWAEVRPFVLPDAPLVCVRTDSEGEDPEYPEEEEKAEKPSSESSENAGGEGLKNARSEGRESRGTGLQKGSGEESEKAGSGEGSEKAGSESLPRVGGGAKKSGSGDSERAAALSPEDETWEVLEEAPPPVFPLRPGGLPGLCEWLRRALPPAQAGALLLALPPASPHGARMKAAALRAGAWRPALLASLAAAAAPVPGLGWACDVALLRGQLAEWRRALGLEPAALARRERALGLAPGELAERTRFPGPVTRAEVEARLGAWAGEGTAGGAALGALSFLWPAGGAAATGGLGYRAAHGVLLQALDEMQADAEAVLAPYWPAQ from the exons ATGCCACCGCCACGGGGTGACGTGACCGCCTTGTTCCTGGGGCCTCCGGGCTGTGGCAAGTCCGCGCTGATTGCAGCGCTGTGCGACGGGAATGTGGAGACGATAGAGATTCCCGAGGGACGGCCGGACTCCGGGATCCCCAGCCTGCGAGCTGCCGGCCCTGGCCTTTTCCTGGGCGAGCTGAGCTGTCCACCCGCAGCGCCAGGGCCCTGGGCGGCGGAGGCCAATGTGCTGGTATTGGTGTTGCCCGGCCCCGACGGGAACGGGGAGCCCTTAGCCCCAGCGCTGGGAGAAGCAGCGCGGGCCGCCCTGGCCGGAGGGACCCCGTTGCTGGCTGTGCGGAACCTCCGTCCTGGAGATTCGGAAAATGAAGCTCAGGCCCGGGATGAGACAGAGGCCCTGCTGAACAGCGCAGGGTTGGGGGCCGCGGCTCTCTTCGTGCTGCCGGCCGACTGCGGCAGCGGAGATGGCTGCAAGGAATTGGAGCGCCTGCGGGTGGCGCTGCGGAGCCAGGCGGAGGTGCTGCAAAG GCTCCTTCCACCCGCTCAGGATGGCTTCGAGGTACTGGGTGCGGCAGAACTGGAGGCTGTGCGTGAGGCCTTTGAGACCGGTGGCCTGGAGGCGGCGCTGTCGTGGGTTCGCGCTGGCCTGGAGCGCCTGGGCAGCGCGCAACTGGACCTGGCTGTGACCGGCAAGGCTGATGCGAGCCTTGTGCTGAACATGCTACTTGGGTTGGATCCCACTGACCCAGATGACGAGCCTGTTTTCACGCCCCCGGGGCCCACGCCCTACCCCGCCCCAGAGCGTCCCAACGTGGTGCTCTGGAACGTACCTCTGGGCTCCGCGGGCACTGCTGCCGCCCCCCATCCGACCCACTACGACGCCCTCATCCTCGTCACCCCGGGGGCCCCTACTGAGAAGGACTGGGCTGAGGTTCGGCCCTTCGTGCTGCCAGATGCGCCGCTGGTCTGCGTGCGAACAGACAGTGAGGGCGAGGATCCAGAGTACccggaggaagaggagaaggcagagaagccCAGCTCCGAGAGCTCAGAGAACGCAGGCGGAGAGGGGTTGAAGAATGCACGCAGTGAGGGAAGGGAGAGCCGTGGCACTGGATTGCAGAAAGGTAGCGGGGAAGAGTCTGAGAAAGCAGGCAGCGGGGAAGGTTCAGAGAAGGCAGGCAGTGAGAGTTTGCCGCGTGTTGGCGGCGGCGCGAAGAAATCGGGCAGTGGGGACTCAGAGCGTGCGGCCGCACTGAGCCCGGAGGATGAGACATGGGAGGTGCTGGAGGAGGCACCGCCGCCCGTATTCCCCCTGCGGCCTGGCGGCCTCCCCGGGCTCTGCGAGTGGCTGCGGCGCGCGCTCCCCCCGGCCCAGGCGGGGGCGCTGCTGCTGGCGCTGCCACCTGCGTCTCCCCACGGGGCGCGGATGAAGGCTGCGGCGCTGCGGGCCGGGGCGTGGCGGCCGGCTCTGCTGGCTAgcctggcggcggcggcggccccggtACCAGGGCTAGGCTGGGCGTGCGACGTGGCGCTGCTGCGGGGCCAGCTGGCAGAGTGGCGGCGCGCGCTGGGGCTCGAACCCGCGGCGCTGGCTCGACGCGAGCGCGCGCTAGGCTTGGCTCCCGGGGAGCTGGCAGAGCGGACGCGCTTCCCGGGCCCCGTGACGCGCGCCGAGGTGGAGGCGAGGCTGGGCGCGTGGGCGGGCGAGGGCACTGCGGGGGGCGCGGCGCTGGGCGCCCTTTCCTTCCTGTGGCcggcgggcggggcggcggcCACCGGCGGCCTGGGTTACCGCGCCGCGCACGGTGTCCTGCTGCAGGCCCTCGACGAAATGCAGGCCGATGCCGAGGCGGTGCTGGCACCCTATTGGCCCGCGCAGTGA
- the ZNF576 gene encoding zinc finger protein 576 isoform X1, with product MASYGGKESLSEVTGLAGPLMLSIDERLHLIYYSVMRATLLTRGIPVTMEDPHPEETMEQQDSSKERSPRSPGGDICHLGAPQCTRCLITFADSKFQERHMKREHPADFVAQKLQGALFICFTCARSFPSSKALIAHQRSHGPAARPSTPVVPTAAQPTFPCPDCGKTFGQAASLRRHRQAHETRTPPGPFACTECGQDFAQEAGLHQHYIRHARGEL from the exons ATGGCATCTTATGGGGGCAAGGAGAGCCTGTCAGAAGTCACGGGATTAGCGGGCCCTTTAATGCTGTCGATAGACGAGCGACTTCACTTGATTTACTATTCTGTCATGCGTGCTACTCTCTTGACCAGAGGGATCCCAGTCACTATGGAGGACCCGCACCCTGAAGAGACCATGGAGCAGCAGGATTCGTCCAAGGAGAGGAGTCCCCGCAGTCCAGGAGGCGACATCT GCCACCTGGGGGCCCCGCAGTGCACCCGCTGCCTCATCACCTTCGCCGATTCCAAGTTCCAGGAGCGTCACATGAAGCGGGAGCACCCAGCGGATTTCGTGGCCCAGAAGCTGCAGGGGGCCCTCTTCATCTGCTTCACCTGCGCCCGgtccttcccctcctccaaggCCCTGATCGCCCATCAGCGCAGCCACGGTCCAGCCGCCAGGCCCTCCACGCCAGTGGTGCCCACCGCTGCCCAGCCTACATTCCCCTGCCCTGACTGTGGCAAGACCTTTGGGCAGGCTGCTTCTCTGAGGCGGCACCGCCAGGCGCATGAGACCCGCACCCCTCCCGGCCCCTTTGCCTGCACTGAGTGTGGTCAGGACTTTGCCCAGGAAGCTGGGCTGCATCAACACTACATCCGGCATGCCCGGGGGGAGCTCTGA
- the ZNF576 gene encoding zinc finger protein 576 isoform X3, with translation MEDPHPEETMEQQDSSKERSPRSPGGDICHLGAPQCTRCLITFADSKFQERHMKREHPADFVAQKLQGALFICFTCARSFPSSKALIAHQRSHGPAARPSTPVVPTAAQPTFPCPDCGKTFGQAASLRRHRQAHETRTPPGPFACTECGQDFAQEAGLHQHYIRHARGEL, from the exons ATGGAGGACCCGCACCCTGAAGAGACCATGGAGCAGCAGGATTCGTCCAAGGAGAGGAGTCCCCGCAGTCCAGGAGGCGACATCT GCCACCTGGGGGCCCCGCAGTGCACCCGCTGCCTCATCACCTTCGCCGATTCCAAGTTCCAGGAGCGTCACATGAAGCGGGAGCACCCAGCGGATTTCGTGGCCCAGAAGCTGCAGGGGGCCCTCTTCATCTGCTTCACCTGCGCCCGgtccttcccctcctccaaggCCCTGATCGCCCATCAGCGCAGCCACGGTCCAGCCGCCAGGCCCTCCACGCCAGTGGTGCCCACCGCTGCCCAGCCTACATTCCCCTGCCCTGACTGTGGCAAGACCTTTGGGCAGGCTGCTTCTCTGAGGCGGCACCGCCAGGCGCATGAGACCCGCACCCCTCCCGGCCCCTTTGCCTGCACTGAGTGTGGTCAGGACTTTGCCCAGGAAGCTGGGCTGCATCAACACTACATCCGGCATGCCCGGGGGGAGCTCTGA